In Nicotiana tabacum cultivar K326 chromosome 10, ASM71507v2, whole genome shotgun sequence, the DNA window GAACAACTTCCCctcccacaagttctgtggcaatccagaacttatcaacaatgcgttcatcatctcctttaatgaacgattctttctttccgcaatctcATTGGATTGGGGAGTGTAAGGgactgttgtttgatgaataattccatattctaaacatatttgttcaaaagaagattcatattcaccacccctatcacttcttatcattttgattttcttgttaagttgcgtttcaacttcatttttgtattgcttgaatgcgtctattgtttcatctttactattaagtaagtaaacatagcaatatcgagtactatcatcaacaaaagttatgaaatacttctttccaccgcgagatggtattgacttcatatcacaaatgtctgtgtgaattaagtctaaaggatttgaattcctaccaggttgcattcagaaagcatgacacacaagtcatcaacatcatcatgcttttctaccatgtttgcttgaccccttttcttgtcttttttccgagcacgacactccgtagatttgtgtccggttttcccacaattgtagcagtttccactgaaccgcttcttgcttgggttgtatttcggaccagaagccttctttctctttttgttatcttcaacaatatttgctcccattattgttgaattttcatggcctctcttttcagcagctttattgtcctcttcgattctcaatcgaacaatgagatcttcaagggacatctcctttcgtttgtgtttcaaataatttttgaagtccttccacaatggaggcaacttctcaattattgctgctacttggaatgcttcattgatgacaagaccttcaatgaaaattccgttaataaaattactaaaaaaattactttcaaCATCAGTATTCTTTTGAAATATACCTTCAgaaagtagatcatgaataattacttgcaattcctggacttgggtaataacagacttgctatctaccattttgtagtccaaaaattttgcagtgacgaatttcttcatcccggcatcttcagttttgtatttcttttcaagcgcattccacaattcttttgatgtctccacgccactgtatacattatacagattatcatccagccgctaagaatataatttttGCACAAAAAAttagaatgcttccacgcctcaatcacgagaaagctttcattctctggagtttcatctggcagatcaggaacattttccttgatgaacttctgtagacataacgtagtcaggtagaagaacatcttctgctgccagcgcttgaaatcaatcccggaaaattttccgggtttttctgccggtgctaAAGCCgatgttcggcttgtcgatgcgttggcagtcaccatcggaaTAGCTTGATTTCCGTTGTCATTCGCCATTTTTTTCTGGAAAAAATGACACGAACAAACGtttaaaactggagtaaaaaaatcacgtagattttaatctccaacaaattgccacgaaggctttaaaactggagtaaaaatcacgtagattttaatctccaacaaaccgcgaggcttgccttcttcctaactctttaagagctacatgaagtgcatttgtatataaacccaccaaactccttttcctctaccaatgagggacaatgtctcattaaaaggagagggaaacttaaaattttactcaaaattttcatttccctccatttctcattcaccctctttttaatacctttctatattaaaaagaaactcaacaatcccccacatgaatggggaagggctatatcacggaagtattcatgaaaaacttgtgtgatttgcaagcaatgaTAGGAGTTTAATAGAAATTCATGAATATAGTTGAAAACTAAGATAAATACATCAAATATATATGTTACCAATCTCTTCCGCTGAGTCCTCACTGTAACTAAACCCTCATTGTGCAACGAGCTGTCCTTTTCAGATGCTCGAACACCCTTTACCTTGGCACTCTTCTTCTGGAAGGCCTCCTCATCAGTAAAATTTTGATAATTCACATCCATACTAGGCTCGATCTCTCCATGAGCAGTCCAGAGATAATAGTTATCTTCGAACCCCTTTTTATAAAGATGAAGTTAACATTCTCCGGCTTTAAAAACTTCATGCACTTGCAATTCACACAAGGACACCTAATAGTGCCCTCATGACGAAACGGAGAAAGGGGCATTGTATACTCAATAAATCCATCAACCCCATTCTTCCCTCAACCCTCTACcattaggataatttctattaTACATCCATCTACAATGTTCAGGTTCCATCTATACAATCaagaaaaaaataagtaaaatatttcacttcttaaatttttcaataTAAGAATCTTTTAGATATTCTCAACAAGTTTAAGTTACACGGAGAAAAACCCTTCTATTTTCTCTAATTTAGTGTCTCCCTCCCacctttaaaaaaataataattcatgTTTCAGGTTTTTCTGGCTATGTTACTTGCTAAGCTTTTCTTATCAAACTTTTTTGTTTTCAATAAAGCAATCTTTTAGGTATTCTCGACAATTGCTACTTGTCTGTGATTAAAGAATTAAAGTTTCAATGCATATCTTATATTTGATTCTAAATGCTACTATTGTTTTTTCGACACTAAAAGTTATTAACAATTAAAATAGAATGTCGTGATGACTTTATAATTTAGAGTCAactacatattttttgtgtgttgAAGAACATCCACTATAATTTTTTCACTTGAAAGCTTTTAAACACTTCAAAACTAGCCAATGCCAACTATACAACAGAAAATTTTCCTCATCAACTAAATGGAATTGAAAGCTCAACAATTTATCACAAAGATATCACCAAACTATAAATATCAATTCAAAAAACTACTTCCTCGGGTCCATATTAATTGTCGTAGTTATTAAATATATTAGTCCAAAGTAGTTGTCGTTTTAGAAAATTAAGgtataatttttttctttctatttttccctTAGTATTAAATGTTCTTGAAAGTAAAAATATTCACTACACAACATAAAACACCTAAAAGTGAAGATTACAGGGTATAGTAGTAAAAATATCCGCTTGTTAATAGTTTCTTAAcgacttgtttggatggttgttacgcatcgtttcataatgtatcgtatcatactgtattgtattgtactgtatcatttgataaatacaatgtttggatagattgtgtcgtttgccatcgtttcatgatatcacgcaccaacaatatgaagaataaacttgtaatattataaagaaaaattatgatacaaggtaaaattactatataaaaaagtaggataaatgataaaataaaataatttaataataataaagggtgagattgagagaaaaagacaaagtaacgacgcgaccacaccaaatcggtcgttacataaagtggcacatttcgtcgttatgtaacgacggatttaacgatacgatacaataaaatttaagtaacaatcaaaacaaacattgtatttaaagtaacaatacgatacgatacaatgtGTAACAATCGTGCAAACAAGCTGCAAGGGACGTGTAAAAGAAAAACTGACAACTAAATGGGCCGGAGGGAGTAACCTAAATCATTTTAACtgtttttttttatcaattactTTCACGTAAAAAACTAAATTCCAATTTCACATGCTTAAACAGTAAATTTAGAATGAACAATAAACTAAATACAGatctgaaaaaggaaaaacagtAAATAATCTACAAGAAAAACGAACAAATTAAAGAAACGCTGAAtacatatttgaaaaaaaaaaagaaaaaaaaaaagagagaacgAAAAAAGAACGCTGAAGCCTGAATAagatctgaaaaagaaaaaaagtaaataaaaagagaaagaaagaaaacttcAAGGTATTAGGCTGccggagggggggggggtgacAGTAGAGGTAGAAGAAGAGAGAAATGGGAGACGCCAGAAATGAGAAATTAATGAGAGTTCTGTCCGCTTTATATCATTTCAATTTCCGACTGAAACTGTCGGTCATTCCATCGGTCGGAaaatcattttaaatcatttCCATGTTTTGTGTTGGTTGGATCGCTTTTGATTTCCGACTGAACTCGTCGGAGATATATACACGTTATATGTATAATGTTGATATTTTTCTACAGCAAAATTCCATGAATAGTTTGCATTTTACTAGTAgcagaggaagaggaagaggaagaggaagagagaaatgaaaagaaaagaaaaaaaagaaggttaTGCACTTTTTATAACATTTCAATTTCTGACCGAAACCGTGGGGTCATTCCATCGGTCGGAAAATCATTTAAAAAGATTTCCTTGTTTTGTCTTGGTTAGATCGCTTTTTGCGACCGAATTACGCGTATATAtgtacgtatatatatatatatatatatatatatatatatatatatatatatatttctttagTAATTCCatgaataatttgcatttttctaGTAGTGCTAAGAACAGCTGTGACATTCCAATTTTAGGAGACTAGAATGGTTAGGACTCACAACAAAAATTCTCCGGAACAGGGGTGGATGCAGCCTTCCGGCTACAGGTTCAACTGAATCGATAACTTTCGATACAAAATATGAGTTTATATTTAAAAACCTACAAAAATCTCAATAAGTATTAAATTTGAGCCCATAACTTTAATAGTACAATGAATTCAATACTAAAAATTTTGAAAGCTAAACCTAttaaatttaaatcatgaattcgCCTATCACATAACAATGAATTCAGGCTTACTGAAAGATCTCAGAAATTTCGTCCAGTTCTTAACACTTTCTATTCTTGAGATTCCTGACAATTTTCATGTTAAATAATTATGACGACTGTGGATTCTTTTAGAAGGAATGGTCAAAGATTGCCACAAAAATCAGTCAATAATAAAAGTAGTAGGGTTGCTTATTATCGGAAATTATTCTCTCCAACGAGGGAAATTATTACTTTAAATTGTGGAGAGTTTGATGATCAATAAACAATCGTCCTTTTTGCCAAATTAGAAAAACTAGTAAAACTTATACTCTGTAACATTATCCTAACCACAGTTATAATTATTTCTATTCTAGCTAGCTAGGAAGTCATGAGCCCTCTATAAATGCATTCATGTTCTACATACAGATATAATAACAGAGTAAGAATATAATGGCTAGGTTCTTAGTTTCTTCTGTGGTTGGTAATGATAGTTTTAGTAAAGCTTGTGCTAGGATTAGCTACTCTGAAGGCATGTTCTTGCTCGGCGTTATAATTTGCTCGGTTTTAGTGGTGTCAATGGTGGTATTTGCATGCACTGATAATCCTGAAAAGGACTTgcctaagaagaagaagataaccAAGTCTAAGCCCTCTGGTCGTTGTGTTAGTGGTGCAGCTACTGGTAGCAACATCATGATTTTTGGTGGTGCTGGAGGTGTTGGCAGTTGCTGTGGAGGTGGTGGCTGTGGTGGAGGCGGCGGTGGTGACCCTTAACaaggaattgtggaggtcgaacattaaggttgtaggttaggaggtagttgtgAATATTTCTTCGGCGCATCAGAGTGAGACTTGCCAgttaggttttagttttaggATGTTAGTGGTTTCTACTGATGCCGGTCTTTACCTACTGGTTATTGTGTACTTTCCATCTATTTCgtgtttttattttatattgctgttattttattatgattctATTGATAGTACAAATATATCGTCTCTTGTCGtcttcttgagctgagggtctcctggaaacagcctctctacccctcagggtagaggtaaggtctgcgtacatactaccctccccagaccccaataGTGGAATTACACTGGGCCGTTATTGTTGTTGGCAGTTATTGTGGAGGTGGTGGGTGTGGCGGAGATGGCGGCTGTGGCGGTGGTGGTTGCTGAGTGGTTGTAAACTATCTTATTCTGCTATGAACTATTATATGAGCTGAAGTGCTTTGTTAAGttccttttttagtttttttttccttccatttttcccttttattttataaccaACATGAACCATCACTTCTAAATTAATTGGAAAGATACTTAAAAACAAGTAGAATCTCACTTGAGTGGGCAAAAGGGTTCAGCCGCCTGTATAACTGTATGATAatactgtttaaccaaaaatctgagtctttggtcaaagctaaatagaaattcgggttactgataatcaggtgacgaaaataaaatgtttttgagaatgatggtaaaacagtaaatagttttgtatttcaataagatctcaatagtatttcgtgtctttacagatgttgagtccttctccttttatagttgattctaggagaagatgtaatgcctttgtcttaatgaggcaattatgagcaataaatgacattaaaagaaacgttacacaatcatttttatttaattcaaatattctaacgtatttgatatttaatgctgtatttagactcttttacgtcatcagattcgtatcttcaacttcttccgatttttggtctttaaatgactcgaataggtacgagactcgtacctattttagtaacggcccacacctatgttgctttctttttcccttatctgttgtcgcccgtgcctcttggctatttattgtgttttgaccatttgaccagtccacgtatcatgccacgtcacctacaatgtaaattcagtttttttccaatacagatagtccccccacttttcatttatttatcaattaaataattgggaagtggatcttcataaaaagggaatttttgCCGTAATTAATATTATGACAAtactgacgcttcaattgtccctTCTATTTAATGTTTTACATACGTGTCACTTTCTGATTGGTTCTGCAATTCTACACCCTTTTTTCGAAACTTCTTCATTCACACTATTCACGAAatgatagttgcctttattataggctttccatcattgCACTTCTAAGTTTGACGGTTGTCATTATAAGCATTTTTAACCCTCTTTCTTTTACCTTCTTCTTCATAGATCTTCAACAAGGAATTTCTTACTTACTTGTATTTTCTCTCCCCTTTAGTACATTCTTCTTCAACAATGTCAtctccaaaccctaaccctagaaaagttccaattctcgatcacttccccaatgcccccgtaagacataggagaggcagaggaggtaggcttcggaGCTTGGGCCTAGGGTCCGCTCGTGGTGGTTTATCTGgtcctgcttcttcttcttctagtatCGGGAGTTCTATTCCGAAGACCCCttcttctaaaggtaaagaaatccttgattcttctcaagaaccTTTAGTCGATGAAATTGTTCCCAGTGATTTGTCTTTTGGGAGTGATAGAACGTCTCTTCAAAAGCAAATTGTAAATTTAGAAAAAGCTGACACTTATCCTTCATTAGTGACCGAGCTTACAATTCCTATCATCAGAAGGGATTGTAACTGGATAGTCttcgaatgtcaattccttccccaaatcaaagaatttcttcCTTTAGAAGTGGTTactcttttgtttatacttaccccatTACTTTGGGTTTTAATCCTCCGGTTGACCCAGTCATTATTGACTTTTGCCGTTTCTTTAAAATCTGTTTGGCCCAAGTCGGTCCCCTAGTGTGGAGAGCAGTGGCTTGTCTGAGATACTTATCTGCCAAAGCCAATGTCAACTTCACCTTTTCTCACCTTATTCATTTATACCATCCCAATTTAATGcgccatggggtttttaccttaactgcaagaAGCAAAAAGGTTTTGGTAAGCCCTGAAGATGGCAGAGATCGTGGATGGTATACCCGTTACGTTGTTGTACGTACGGTGGACTTGCTTGgtgaaacaaatattccctttcctgagaagtggaattttgcacgtaagtttccttttatttaccgCACCTATTTTTGAGaattctaattctttttctaacttcgtctctttttgtttttttgtagcaaccatgggagatgtggaacttATTCTTgacttccgtggttgggtagattcaatTTTGAAGATTGCTCATAAGGatcaaagaacttggaaatcaatttcttctttaCATGGCTGGAAGGTGAAAACACATGGTATGTCCCTTTTTACacgtttttttctttttacatgtTAAGCACCTTTTTCTCAATGTTGATTATGTATCCTTCTTTTAATCAGGATTTGGTGTTAGAGGAATGGCAGCTGAtgtagctatggccattcgcatgtctgctAATGCTGCACTTGATTTGAACAAGGCTCGTGCTTCGCTTCCCAAAAGGAAAGCTATAGGAGAAAGTTGTGagaatgaggaagaggaagatacCTCTTTAATTGCCAGGCCAAGAGTTAGGAGACGAGTCATTAATAGTGATGAAATTGAAGATACCCCTGCTCAAACCTCatccaccgagcctgttttgattcattctgacgaggACACCGTGCCAAAAGATACTAATGAATCAACTCAGCGTCTTTTTGATAGTGGTTTTGAGAGTGGCGAGCTCAgccctgtttttgatgaagctcctctctcctcattcgttcctatttcctccattcttTTGCCAACCGACAATATTTCTTTACCAGCTTTGAGGGCTTCCGTTCCTTTGCCAGTTTCAACTGCACCTGCTTCCATTCCTGTGTTGGTTTCTACATCTTCTCCTTCCATCCCTACTTTGACTCCTATGACTCATGCTGCTGTGTTTACCTTTTCTACTACTCctccttccattgctcttcctccCTTTGTTCAGCATACAGAGGCGGGTTCTAGCAGTGGAACCGTggctatgagaagtgttactcttgAAGTTCCTGCCAACCATAGCCTTTTGAGAAAGACTGGTAGAGCTGATGTTTGGCTCGAGCCTCTAATCgaagatattgagaagaagaagatggagagccacagCTGCCtgactctgatgaatgacatagttcattctactttgaatgtatttttcctttaccaacaagttttttgTTTTTAATCTACAAATCCTCATTTCTATGAGTTGTCTCTGTAGGCTAGCCTTATTGGTACAGAattgatgggaagaatttcccttctggaaagaaAAACCCGTGAGTCTGAAAAATCTATCCATGAGGCCGAGGAAATAGCCAGGGGAGCGCAACTTGAAGCAGCTAATTGGAAAgaacagtttgagaatgctcagtggaccatagaggagttgcaagaaagtagaaatctcctggagcagcaaaagcgtGGTTTGACTTCTAAACTAGCAActgccaaggcttcttcaagccaatttaaAAGAGATAAAGAGCTTTTGGAGTGCTCAttgtcagaacaattatcaaaggctAGTGAAGAAGTCAAGGAGCTTAAGACACTTTTAGCCAAGAAAGAAGAGTATGCAGGAgaattagtgcaaagcttgactcaagctcaagctgacttacagacctcctctgacgagattcgagctttgaagagttctcatgcctcccttgaagcttcccttgattcccatttagccgAACACCAAAAATTGAAGAACGATCTTGCTATGTAGGAAATGGAGTATGGACTTCTGgaggagaacttcaacatagaggtAAGTTGGGCTTTCCTGAAATCTCGCCGTGATGCTTTGATGGAAGCTGCTCAGGAAAGCTTTGATTTGCAATCTGAATTAGCCAAAGTCTTAGACACTATCGAGAAAAGTCAACAACCtgttgatactccttctcctgcacttgaCGCTCCTGGAACGGAagagcttttaaatgaagaagtggctactgcggcaattggagttgcaattccggctcccgagggtgaaacttctatgacacAGTCCATGGAAGCTGAAGCTCCCATGACTCTTGCTTCCCTCGGTGATTTTAACATTCCAAGCCCAATTGAAATTGCTCCTATTACTGCTCCCTCAGAAGTTTTTACCGTGCCTGTGATTGCCCCTGAAAATGaaattgcaacttctgatgttccaaccccttcagtgactagttgaatgtatttcaaactttactgctgtttttgtttttgttaattggtggtgttatcccttggcaactttaagggatcttttgacgaagtccccagttatcataatgggtcatttgtaaaaaataaatattttgctgactaagtttgtacttagtcttttatattaagaagttttatcggtacttctgtatattttattcttgcctatttatctaggacttatagaatagcttagcatttttatccttttaaaatgctttatgattcttctcatggattatcaacatgaggcttataaaagagggccctttcattttatcgacacttaatgaagaagacatctcaacttcataatggtgttataatacgatgaaagaaataggaatacacatgttttgtatgaaacaactttggcaagtttttattcatgaactttaacaagtgtttgactattacatgtattacaatacatctacaactttctcgtaactgtttttcttgtaacagatttgtacataacatagaataaacaaggtttttcttcataacctgtttcagtacatagtcatgaccctatctttatatattaagaagggtttgagaggtgactttgtttatgagtttgagagatgactctgttgttctcatgaatgctgaagacttcgtaactttttctcaacacttgtctctttgtcgccgacttttgttcgatattcgtatctatttttctacacatatctgtgtataatatgtagtcccccaagtgtttg includes these proteins:
- the LOC142164764 gene encoding uncharacterized protein LOC142164764 yields the protein MKKFVTAKFLDYKMVDSKSVITQVQELQVIIHDLLSEGLVINEAFQVAAIIEKLPPLWKDFKNYLKHKRKEMSLEDLIVRLRIEEDNKAAEKRGHENSTIMGANIVEDNKKRKKASGPKYNPSKKRFSGNCYNCGKTGHKSTECRARKKDKKRGQANMVEKHDDVDDLCVMLSECNLVGIQIL